TAATGGACAAGTAGTAGGGGCGCTTCTAGGTAGAAGAGATGGATTTGCCTTAAGCGATATTGTAGATGATACAGGATTTGGAGAAAACGGTTATGGTTACATAGTAAATGCAGAAGGAACAGTGATCGCTCATCCTGACAGAGAAAGAGTATTAAGTGCATACAATCCAATACAAGATTATGAAACGGATGCATCCCAAGAATCTGTAGCCAACATATTTCAACGCATTATAAATGAAAGAGAAGGCATTGGAGGGTATGAATTAAATGATAACGAATTATATGCTGGATTTTCACCAATAGAGGGCACAGAGTGGATTTTTGTTATAACAGCAATGGAAGATGAGGTCCTTCAAGCAATGCCTCTTATGAGAAATACCATTATCATTATAACCATTGTAATGCTTTTCCTAAGTGTTATTGCAGCATATTTAGTGGGTAGTTCTTTATGTAAGCCAATAGGTAATGTAACGGATGTGGCCACAGAAATTGCAAAATTAAACATAACAAAAGATTTACCTAAAAAATTATTAAGTCAAAAAGACGAAATTGGTTTATTGTCTCGGTCATTGCAAAGCATTACAGATCGTATGCGAGAAATTATTAAAGAGTTATCCGATTCATCCCAAAGTGTGGCATCCACATCAGAGGAATTATCGGCTATTTCTCAACAATCTGCTTCAGCCTCAGAAGAAGTGTCTAAAACCATTGAAGAAATAGCAAAAGGTGCTTCAGAACAAGCAAAAAATACAGAAGAGGGTTCTTCAAAAGCAATATCTTTAGGAGGGTTAATAGACAATAATATTAGATTCATTAATAACCTTGATAAAGAATCAGATAAAATAAGTGTATCTGTTGATGAAGGTTTAAATGAAATTGAGAATTTATCAGACATAACAGAAGAAAGTGATGCAGCAATAAAAGAAATATACGATGTCATACAAGAAACCAATAATAGTTCCCAAGAAATTGGACAAGCCAGTAATGTTATTGCCTCTATTGCAGAAGAAACCAACTTATTGGCTTTAAATGCAGCCATAGAAGCTGCTAGAGCTGGGGAAGCAGGAAGAGGATTTGCAGTAGTAGCAGAAGAAATAAGAAAATTAGCAGAACAATCTCAAGAATCTACTCAGTCAATAGATGATATGGTTAAAACATTACAAACAAATGTTAAAAACTCTGTAGAAACAATGGAAAGAGTATTTGAGATTTCAAAAGAACAAACAAAAGGTGTAAGGATTAGCAAAGAAAAATATATACACATAGAAAAATCAATTAAAGAAACAGAAAAAGCAATCAAACAATTAAATGTTTCTGGAGAAGAAATGAATACGAAGAAGTCAGAAATACTAGAGACATTACAAACGCTGTCAGCCATTGCAGAAGAAAATGCAGCTTCGACAGAGGAAACAACAGCTTCAATGGAAGAACAAACCGCTTCAATGGAAGAGATAGCAAGTTCTAGTGAAGGACTAGCAGGATTGGCACAAGATTTAAACGAAATCATATCAAGATTTAAAATATAATACAAAAAAAGGTTGTAGATAAAAATTAATCTACAATCTTTTTTTATGAAAAATCGTAGTACATAATTACCTTAAGCTTTAAAAATAAAATGTCGATAAATATAAAGTAATAAAAGATGGAAAATGAATTGCGTAACTTACATAGAGCATAGGAATTTCTATTAATGAATAGATTATACAACAATAAAACCTTGGGGTGATAAAGATGAAGGTACTTGGGCAGAGCAAGAATCAACAAATGCATTTAAATATATTTAATCAAGCGCTATTAGGAAAAAAGGGCGACAAAGTTGAAGGGAAAATTATTGGATTTGACAATAATACAGCATTAATCAATATAAACAATACCATTGTAGGGTTTAATAATACAGAAGTCCTTAATAAAAATAAAGGCGATAAGGTTAACTTTCAAATTACCAATATCAATAATAAAAAAGTAGAATTGCAATATATATCGGAAGGCAATAATAATCTTAATAATAACCATTGTACCAATATAAAAACAACAGTCAATTTATTTAACATAATAGAAGCATTGGAACAAGAAAAAAAACAAACCGAAAATAAAGATGTAGAAAAAACCATAGACCATGTATTGTCAAGATTAACCACAGAAGATGTAGATAAAATAGTTGAAGAGGGCTATAATCCAGAAAAACTAGAAATTGACCAATTTAATACCATAATTTCTAGAGTTAAAGACGATACAAAGAGAGAGCCAGATAGTAATATAGAGTCACTAGTAGAAGAATATTCAGACTTAACCAATAACACAGAACAATTAAAAAGTGTGATCAACAAATTAAAAGAGAGTAATTTGCCAATAAATGCTCATACAGTATCAAAAGTTCTAAAAGCAATGAATCGATTTGAGTCCGTAGTTAATTTAAAAGATCAATCCATTGCCCACTTATTAAAAAATGAACTGGATATCAATTTGCACAATATCTACAAAGCAAGTTTCATAAGTGGTCAAGGAAACAACAGGACTCAATCCATTGACTTTGCTGATTTAGAAAATCAAATCCAAGACATATTACAAGAATCAAATATAGAATACGATAACGAAAACAAAGAAAAATCACATTGGCTTATAAAAAACGAAATTCCCTTAACCAAAGAAAATATACAAAAGATGGATCAACTTAAAAATCTGGATACATTAGACATAGAAGAAAAATTAGATATTATTACAAAAGCTGTAAAAGAAGGGCTTAATATAGAAGAAAAAATAATAGAAGTAGATGAAGACAATGAATCCATACCCTTTAATGCAAAAGACATCTTGCACTATATAGATCATATAAAAGAAGAACACATTCAATACACCATAAAAAATGAGTTGCCACTAAATATTAAGCAGATTAGCGAAGCACCAGAGCAGGATAAAAGCATAGAGCTTAATCATAATGAACAACACCAGTATATAACAGCAAAAAGACAATTAGAAGAAATCAGACTAAAATTAACCTTTGATTCAGTACACAAATTTATAGACAAAGACATTCATATCGAAACAGAAACACTAGAAAATGTAGTCGAATCTTTAAAAGAAGCGGAGCAAAAATATTATAGTGCCATTTTAGATGAAAACAATATAGAAAAAACAAAAGAGAATTTACAAAGACTAGAAGATACCCATAAAAAAATAGAAGCATTAAAGACTATGCCAATGACTATGTTGGGTAAATCCTTAACCAACCAAGAAGAAAGTACATTGCAATCAATATATGATAATGGGTTAGAAGAAAAAACAGGTTATGAAAAAGCAGGAGAGTCATATGAAGCTTTAATGACACAACCTAGAAAAGATATGGGAGATTCCATAACAAAAACCTATCACCAGATAAAACCCATATTAGAAGATATGGGGCTAGAATCAACGATACAAAATGAAAGAGCAGTAAAAATATTAGCATACCATGAAATGCCAATAACCCATGACAACATAGATGCTGTTAAAGCATTAGATGTAAAAGTGAATAATTTACTCAATATTGCCCATCCATCTATTGTTGCTCAAATGATAAAAGAAAAGAAAAATCCAATGGAAGACCCAATCGATAAAGTAATAAAAGAATTTTCTGCGATACAAGAAAAGTTAGGCGTCTCTTATAAAGAAAAAGCCAGTTATTATATTTATGAAATGGACAAATCAGGGACATTAACTGAAGAAGAAAGAGAAAGTTTAATTGGTTTTTATCGACTATTTAAAAGTATTGAAAAGTCAGAAGGAAAAGTCGTTGGGTTTCTACTTAATCAAGAGCAAGAAGTCAATCTTAAAAATTTATTGACAGCCACAAGGCTTATAAAAAGCAGATCACTAGATGTTACCATTGATGAAGAATTTGGTGCCTTAGAAGAAATAAAAACAGAAGGTAAAAAAATTGATGAGCAAATACAGTCGGCTTTGACTCAATCAGAAGATGTGAAAACAGAGTATTATACACATTTAATGAATCAGTTAAAAACGCTAGCAACCCCTAATAAGTTACAAGCACTAACAAAAGACGAAGACATAACCACACGGTCATTAGAAGGGTTAGTAGATGACTTAATGCAAGTAGATGAAACTCAAGTAAAAAACACGATACAAGAAAATATGAGTCAAGAAATATATGAGACCATACAGCAATTAAAGAACCTAGATGCACAAACATTGTCTTTTATAGATGAATTAGAGTTGCCTTATACCATAGAAAATATTTTAACAGCACAGATATTAATGGAGAACAATTACCAATTAAAAGATTCTATAAAAACGATTTTTGATAAAGGTAAAAAAGAGGAAAAAGAAGTGCTTACCAAAGTCATGTCTAATTTTATTTCTATAACAGATGAAGAAGCACTAGAAAGTCAAATAGAAGCTTTGCAAGAAGCGGTTATGCAGATACAAGAACAAAATGAGCTAGAAGCGATGAGTAGTGACATTAATAAAGCATTTGAATACAGTGAAAAGTTGTTCCAAGTACAAGAACACTTATCTAAAAAGCAATTTTTTCAACTACCGGTTATATTAGATGGACAAATAACCCAATTTAATGTACATTTTCTTAATAAAAAACAAGGTGCCAACAAAGAAATAAGGTGCTCATTACCCACCCATACATTTGGGAATGTAGAAGGAAAATTTGTTGTTAACAATCAAGAAATATTAATGGACATAACTTTAGAAAATAACAATTACGTGGAAAAATTAAAAGAACACATTCCAGCAGTAGAAAAAGCCATAGAAAACTTAGGTTATGAAGTTAAAGCAATGGAGATACATTCCAAAGGGACAACAAGTATTAAAGTTAATCATAATGTAAAGTTCATATGAAAGTATTAAGTTCAAACTTACTGGCAAGGATTTAGAGAGTAGATTTTATGGAAAATGAGTGTCTGTAGTAAGGGAAAGCCATGGTACAAGTTAATATCATTTGAATAAGGCGTAGAAAATGCGTTAAAAACGAAGAGGTGATTAATAATGGCAGAGACAAGAGAAGATAATAAAGCATTAAAAGAAGAACAATCCTTATATGAAATAGCCAAGCAATTTATAATTACAATGAACCATATAGAGAAAAAAGAACAATCTAATGGTGGATAGGACATAAAGTGAGTTAAGATAATTAGAAATTTATATTCTTGTTAAAGAATATGAATTTCTAACCGATATATAATACAAGAATAAAAAAATAATGAGGTGGATTTAATGAGAATTAACCATAATATACCAGCATTAAGATCTTTAAATCAGTTAAGCAGAACCAATAGTAGCTTAGATAAAACACTAGAAAGATTATCATCAGGACTTAGAATCAATAGAGCATCTGATGATGCGGCAGGATTAGCCATTACACAGAAAATGGATACGCAAATAAGAGGGCTCAATCAAGCTAATAGAAATGCTATGGATGGTATTTCATTAATACAAACGGCAGAAGGCGCATTGTCAGAAGTACATGCTATGTTACAACGTATTAGAGAATTATCTGTACAAGTATCTAATGGTACATATGATGAAAAAGATAGAGAAGATGTTCAGTCAGAAGTCAATCAATTATTAGAAGAAATCGAAAGAATTTCTCAAGACATAGAATTTAACGAAAAAAAATTATTAAATGGTGATATAGATAGAAGAGCCTTTCCAGAGAATCGTTCGGTGGTACAAATTGTATCTTTATCAGATACTGTAATGCCAGGTGAATATCAAATAACAGTAGCTGAAGATGCCGTAAAAGCAGCTATTCAAGGTGAACCAGTTATAGACGATGATGAAATTGGAGAAGAAGGTATAATTAATTTAAATGGTGAAGAAGTAAAAATAGAAGCTACAGATACAGCGGATGAAGTTTTTCAAAAGCTAAGAGGATTGGCAGAAAGAGTAGGAGCAGATTTATTTGCATACGATAATAATGATGATTTAACTTCTTTTGAATTTGATGGTGAGACTAAGTTGCTTTTTGAAATGAAAGAATATGGATCAGGATTTAATTTCCAAATTAACTCAGATAATGAAAATCTATTAAATAATTTAGGTTTAAATCAAGATCCAGATGATATGTATAAAGAGGGTAAAGATGTAGTAGCTGGTTTTGTGTCATCTGAATTTGGATTTTCACAAACAGCTACAGTATCTAGTAAAGGAAATATTGTTAACATAACAGATAGAAATGGCTTTGAAATGAAATTTGAAGCTCAAGATGGTGCAGCAGGCAGTGAAACAGTAGTCAATGTTTTAGATGCGGGACCACTAGCTCTACAAATTGGTGCCAATGAAGGACAATCTATGGAAATAAGAGTTCAAAATTTAGGTCCAAAGGCACTAGGAATAGATAATCTAAACTTAGCAACGGCTGCAGGTGCTCAAAGAGCAATATCCATTGTAAGTGAAGCCGTTAATATGGTATCTTCTGTAAGATCAAAACTAGGTGCATACCAAAACCGATTAGAACATACTGTAGCAAACTTAGGCGTAGCAGAAGAAAATTTAACAGCATCCTATTCAAGAATATTAGATGCAGATATGGCATACGAAATGTCACAATACGCTCAACAAAATGTATTATCACAAACAGGTGTGTCCATGTTAGCTCAAGCAAACCAAAGACCACAAAGCATACTTCAATTACTTCAAGGATAAGGTGATTAAATGTCTAAGACAGAAATAAAAGACTACAGCACACGAATTGCTCAAGCATCTAGTGGTGAATTGGTGGTAATAACCCATCAAATCATATTAGACTGCATTAATGAAGCGCGTTACGAAAAAGAACAAGACAATAAAGTGGCGTTTATCAAGAAAATTAAAAAAGGACAAAAAGCCTTAAGAAGTTTAACAGATTCATTGAATGTAGAATATAATATATCAAAAGAATTAATGGCATTATACATTTATGTTAATAAAGAATTTGTAGAAGCCTATGTAAAATACACAGTGCAACCATTAATCAGCATAGAAAAAGTCATTAACAATTTATTAGTGGGTTGGGAAAAAGCTTGTAAAGCAGAAAAATCTGAACCTTTAGTAGATAATGCCCAACAAGTTTATGCAGGACTAACCTATGGTAAAGGGACATTAAATGAAACAATAATGGATAATGACAACAGAGGATTTAGAGCTTAAAAATTTCTCCAACTAATACAAGTATAAAAAGTATAAAAGCAGCAAATATGGACTATACTATAAATGAAAATGTATTAGTAGAGGGATGAATAAAGATGAAACCAAGTCATTACAATAAAATCGATGAAGCTTTTAACATAGAAAATAGAACAGAAGAAGAACGCTTATTAAAAAATATTAAAGAAGTCAAAAAAGCCTTAGACATAGCAAATATAAACTTTGAAAACATAACAGAACCACAGTTAATTGATAGTTGTATCTATGAATTAAGAGCGATGCAAATGAAATATGAATACTTATTAACACTTGCAAAAGCAAGAAACTTAGTATCAGAAATAAAAAAATAGAACACAAAGAGACACGAAGGACACGAAGGGACGGTTCTTTTGTGTCTTTTTTTTATATAAAAGAATAAAAAACCCTCTTCTCTCTTACTGTCCCATCTCAAATATAAATTGAGAGAAAAACTCTTTTATCGGGACACAAAAGAATCGTCCCCTCGTGTTTAAAAGAATTATCCCCTTTGTTATGAGTCTTTCTAAAATAAATAAACTATACATAAAAATGTACAAGTAAGTATATATATTAAATAAGATTTATAAAAAAAGTAGGGATAGTTGTGTTAACCAATAATCAAGTATTAATTATAATTATAATAGCTTGCCTACTGATAATGGGTGTATCCATTATAGTAAAAAAGACACACTTAGTCGTAGATTTTTTTATAAAAAGCGTGGTAGGCTTATTTGGTATATATTTAATTAATGAAATATTACAACTTGCTAATGTAACAATAAAATTAGGACTGAACATTATAAATGCTATTATCATAGGATTACTAGGGTTTCCTGGCATTATATTACTATATGCATTAGCAGTATATGATTATTTCTTTTAGGAAATTAGAATAGTTCAAAAAGTATTTACATAACACAACAAAAATCGACAAAAGCAAAACATGAACTCATATATGCACAATAGCACCAACAAACGCCCTCATAAAATAAATAATAAAAAAATAAAATAAATAGTAGACAATTGTAAAGTTATAGATTATAATATAGAAATAATCAGTACTTTGTGGGGGCAAAGATGTTATATAGTGTAATTTTAGCACAGTTAATAAGGCATTAGAGAACATATAGAATAAATAAATATACAATTGTATTAACCCTACAAGTATGTCGTGTAGCGTCTTTTAGCTATACATATATTCGTAGGGTTTTTTGTTATTTAGAGAGCAAGTTTGAAATGAATACTTTAAAGGAGATGGCTATGGCGTATTTAATTTACGGTCTATTAACAGTCATATTAGTTCTCGCAATCATAACAGACAAAAAAACATATAAAATACGGAACAAGCATTTAATAATAGGAACTTTGTTAGGTGTAACCATTAATATAGCTTATTTAGGAATAAGGGGTATAGTTCACTCTTTTCTAGGCTTTATATTTCCGATTGTCATTCTAATGTTTTTATTTGCACTAGGTGTATTAGGTGCAGGGGATATAAAATTATTTGCGACCATAGGCGCAATTATGGGCATTCAATTTACAGCTTATGTTATGTTGTACGCATTTATAATAGGCGGTATGATGGCTTTCATCATATTAGTATACAAAAAATTATTGATAAAAAGATTGACTTATTTTTTTCATTATATCAAAAATGCTATCTTAATGAAGCATACACCAAAGTATTACGTTGCCAATCAAGATGGACAAGCAGTAACAATGCATTTCTCATATGCAATTGCTTTAGGAACAATCATACATATGATTAATAATGGGGGGATAATATGAATTATTATGAGTTGATTTTAGGAGATGAAGACATTCACTATAGTACCAACTTAATAGAATACATCAATAGCGATAAAGAACAATTAATCAGAGCAAGAGGTTTTTCTAATCAAGAAATGTTAAACCACTATGTTCAAAACAATCCCATAGACATACTGCTAATAACACCGTCAATGTACAAAGATACATTTAAAAATGCCGATATAAAAGCCATTATAATATTAGCAGAAGGTAAGATGAAAAAAGAATTAGAAAAAATACCCATCATTAACAAGTACCAAAACATAGACAATATCCTTAAAAAAATTATAGATCTTTATGCAGAAGTTAATGAAGAAAAATTATTTACATCAAATCGTACTACAAAATTAATAGGGATATATTCTCCAATTGGTCGTTGTGGAAAAACCAGCATTTCCATAAGATTATGTGGATTATTAAGCAAAAAAACCAAAGTATTGTGCATAAATATGGAACCCTTTAATAGCCTATCTCAAGACAAGAATTCTGACATTCAATACACTTTCTCAGACTTACTCTATTACGCAAGACAAAAACATCCCAATATTATATTAAAGCTAGAAAGCATTATAGAAAAAATCAACGGAATGGATTACATCTATCCCGTTAGATATTATCAAGATTTGAATGAGATCCAAAAAGAAGAATTAGTTGGCCTGTTTCAAATATTAAAAGAAGAAACCAAATACGATTACATCATCATCAATTTTTCAAGTCATCTATATGACTATACCTTAGAATTGCTAAAACAATGCCACACCAACATTTTCATTAAAATACCAGACCCATTTGGAAAAATGCAAATGAATAACTGGGAAGACACGCTAAAAAGTATTAGGGAAGAAGAAATCTTGGAACAAAGTTTAACAATCATGAATCATATACAAGTCTATGATGGTCATAAGAACTTTTTAGATGAGTCCATCATACAGCTACCCTACGACAGTCAATTAAAGACCCATTTATTAATAGAAGAAGAAATACCTTTGGACAACAATCTTTTGAAAATCATAGAGAGGCTCTAATAAAGCATGAAAAAGAGGGGGAGTGAACGGTGGAGATAGAACCAAACTTAGCAAAAGAATTAAAAATACAAGTATTAGATCAAATTGATTTGACCAAAGATATGGCAGACATAGAGATTCAAGAAATCATTGATGAGGTTTTATTTAAAAAAAGCAAAACAGATTTTTTAAGTTTGTCTCAACGGGAGCAATTAAGCATAGATTTATTTAATACCATTAGAAGATTAGATGTTATCCAGTCATTAATAGAAGATACCACCATCACAGAAATTATGGTTAACGGTGCAAATGCTATCTTTGTTGAGAAAGACGGTCAGATTATCCAGTGGGATAAAACATTTGAAAGCCAAGAAAAGCTAGAAGACGTCATTCAACAAATTGTGTCAAAAGTAAACCGGACGGTAAATGAAGCCTCACCTATAGTGGATGCAAGGCTACAAGATGGTTCAAGAATAAATGTGGTATTACCACCCATTGCTTTAAATGGGCCCATATTAACCATTAGAAAATTTCCAGAAAAACCTTTAACCATAGAGCAATTGATAAAATGGAATTCCATAACCACAGAAGTAGCCCATACATTAGAAAAGTTGGTAAAAGCCAAATACAATATTTTTATTAGTGGGGGAACAGGCTCTGGAAAAACAACTTTTTTAAATGCATTATCCAATTTCATACCAAAGGATGAACGCATTATTACCATAGAAGACTCGGCAGAATTGCAAATAAAATCAGTTGATAATCTTGTTAGGCTAGAAACCCGTAATGCCAATATGGAAGGAAAAAATGCCATTACCATTAGAGCGTTAATCAAATCCTCATTGCGTATGCGCCCTGACCGAATTGTAGTCGGTGAAGTTAGAGGAAGTGAGGCATTAGATATGTTACAGGCCATGAATACAGGACATGACGGTTCATTATCTACAGGACATGCCAACTCAACAAAAGATATGCTAAGCCGCTTAGAAACAATGGTATTAGTGGGTGCCAATATGCCATTAGAAGCCATAAGACAACAAATTGCTTCAGCTATTGATATCATCATTCATTTAGGAAGATTACGAGACAAGTCAAGAAGGGTATTAGAAATCGTGGAAGTTTTAAATTACGAACAAGGAAGGATTAAGATGAATCCTTTGTATCAATTTATAGAAACGGGAGAAACAGCAGAAGGCAAGATTATAGGTCAATTAAAAAGAACAGAGAATCCTTTAAACAGCACATTAAAGTTAGAAATAGCAGGATTAGATTTGTAATGAGGTGATACAAATGTCTCAAATGAAAAACACAACCAACTATGATGTTTATAAGATGACTCACAAAGAGTATGCACTGTATTATGCTATGGGAATTGTTGCTATTCTTATGATTGGTATATTGTTTTACAACACCTTATGGATTGGTATTTTTTTCAGCCCTCTTAGTTATTTTTTTGTTCAGTATATGAAAAAAGAACTGCTGAAAAAACAAAAAGAGCAACTGAGCATTCAGTTTAAAGACGCAGTCTATTCAATGTCTTCAGCTCTTAATGTAGGGTATTCTGTAGAAATGGCATTTAGAGAAGCTTTAAAAGACTTGAAGCTCATATACTTAGATCCTAAAACACCTATTATAAAAGAATTTGAAGTCATGATAAGAGAAATAGAGATGAATATACCAGTAGAAAAAGTCATCTACGCATTTGCTAAACGAACAAAAATTGAGGACATCGAAAACTTCTCAGATGTATTTATAACCTGCAAACGTACCGGCGGTGATTTAATCAAAATCATAAAGGATACATCTAAGACCATTGCAGAAAAAATAGAAGTAAAAAGAGAAATCCAATTGATCATTGCGCAAAAGAAATTTGAACAAAAAATTATGAGCATTATACCCTTTGGCATCATATTGTATCTATGGATCTCTTCACCAGGATTTTTAGATGTAATGTATAACGCATTAGCAGGCAGAATCATAATGACATTTTGTTTAATCGTTTATTTATTTGCCTTTATATTATCCAGTAAAATAATGGAGATAGAGGTATAAAAGAAAAGGGGTGCAGTATGTTAGGGATAATATTCAGTGGGATCATACTTTTGAGTATCGTCATTCTTTATGTAATCAGCAAAGGATATGCCCAAGAAGAATTAAAAACATTAGACCAAAAAGAATACAAACTACACCAATTAATGTCTCTTAGTTTAATGCTTATGGATAAAGTTTTTAAAGTCAAACACCTTTCAAAGTTAGACCATAAAATCAAACAACAAATGGTATTGCTGTATGGAGAAAAACAGTCTCTGTACAGATTAAGAATGTATATGGCTGAAAAGATAGCATTGGTCCTCTTAATACTTTTTAGCTTTGGCTTCGTAGGGCTGATTATGGGTGTGAGAGAATATAATGACACTTACTTAATGAACGGTAATGTTTTAGAAAGACCTGCTTATTTTGAAGGAACAAGAACCTATAACTTAGAAGCCACTATGAAAAAAGAAGGCCAAGTGGGTCATTGGATGATTGATATACCATTAGAAGAGCCAAATTTAACAACTGAGCAGACCATAGAATTATTAGAATATGGATCCGACTATATTTATCATCATATGTTAGGACAAAATGAATCCTTTGACTTGATACAATATAATTTGAATTTATTAGAAAGAGTGCCTAATACTTATATAACTGTAAGATGGCAATCAGATAGCCCTAATCTCATTAGTAGAAAAGGACAAGTTTATTTTGATGAAGTAATAGAAGGGACCCCTATAACATTAACAGCAGAATTAGATCATAAAGGAATAGGGCTTATGAGAGATTTTAAAGTGACAGTCTACCCTAAAGAGACAACCAATAGAGAAGTATTGCAAGAGAGCTTAAACCTGATTCTTCATCAACTGAATCAAGAGGAAAATTTAAGCAGTAGAAATGCCAAATTACCAACAACTTATAATGATGGAGATATTACTATACAGTGGGAAGAACCAAAAGATAATAGGGTATTAAAACTATTAGCCCTGGGATTATTAGTAGCCCTAATTATTTTCTTTGCAAAAGAAGAAGACTTAAAGAAAAA
This sequence is a window from Natranaerovirga hydrolytica. Protein-coding genes within it:
- a CDS encoding CpaF family protein gives rise to the protein MADIEIQEIIDEVLFKKSKTDFLSLSQREQLSIDLFNTIRRLDVIQSLIEDTTITEIMVNGANAIFVEKDGQIIQWDKTFESQEKLEDVIQQIVSKVNRTVNEASPIVDARLQDGSRINVVLPPIALNGPILTIRKFPEKPLTIEQLIKWNSITTEVAHTLEKLVKAKYNIFISGGTGSGKTTFLNALSNFIPKDERIITIEDSAELQIKSVDNLVRLETRNANMEGKNAITIRALIKSSLRMRPDRIVVGEVRGSEALDMLQAMNTGHDGSLSTGHANSTKDMLSRLETMVLVGANMPLEAIRQQIASAIDIIIHLGRLRDKSRRVLEIVEVLNYEQGRIKMNPLYQFIETGETAEGKIIGQLKRTENPLNSTLKLEIAGLDL
- a CDS encoding type II secretion system F family protein, with protein sequence MLGIIFSGIILLSIVILYVISKGYAQEELKTLDQKEYKLHQLMSLSLMLMDKVFKVKHLSKLDHKIKQQMVLLYGEKQSLYRLRMYMAEKIALVLLILFSFGFVGLIMGVREYNDTYLMNGNVLERPAYFEGTRTYNLEATMKKEGQVGHWMIDIPLEEPNLTTEQTIELLEYGSDYIYHHMLGQNESFDLIQYNLNLLERVPNTYITVRWQSDSPNLISRKGQVYFDEVIEGTPITLTAELDHKGIGLMRDFKVTVYPKETTNREVLQESLNLILHQLNQEENLSSRNAKLPTTYNDGDITIQWEEPKDNRVLKLLALGLLVALIIFFAKEEDLKKKVVQRNHEIRLDFPEFISKLTLLISAGMTVSKAWEKIVKDYGKEKTGNHTRYLYEQATMTWLEIQSGHSEFKAYENFGKRCSLPEFMKFTSILLQNMRKGTNTLIEALNEQSEEAWEKRKEVAKLLGEQASTKLLFPMMLMFVIVIIIIMVPALMSMGF
- a CDS encoding AAA family ATPase, with the protein product MNYYELILGDEDIHYSTNLIEYINSDKEQLIRARGFSNQEMLNHYVQNNPIDILLITPSMYKDTFKNADIKAIIILAEGKMKKELEKIPIINKYQNIDNILKKIIDLYAEVNEEKLFTSNRTTKLIGIYSPIGRCGKTSISIRLCGLLSKKTKVLCINMEPFNSLSQDKNSDIQYTFSDLLYYARQKHPNIILKLESIIEKINGMDYIYPVRYYQDLNEIQKEELVGLFQILKEETKYDYIIINFSSHLYDYTLELLKQCHTNIFIKIPDPFGKMQMNNWEDTLKSIREEEILEQSLTIMNHIQVYDGHKNFLDESIIQLPYDSQLKTHLLIEEEIPLDNNLLKIIERL
- a CDS encoding type II secretion system F family protein, which translates into the protein MSQMKNTTNYDVYKMTHKEYALYYAMGIVAILMIGILFYNTLWIGIFFSPLSYFFVQYMKKELLKKQKEQLSIQFKDAVYSMSSALNVGYSVEMAFREALKDLKLIYLDPKTPIIKEFEVMIREIEMNIPVEKVIYAFAKRTKIEDIENFSDVFITCKRTGGDLIKIIKDTSKTIAEKIEVKREIQLIIAQKKFEQKIMSIIPFGIILYLWISSPGFLDVMYNALAGRIIMTFCLIVYLFAFILSSKIMEIEV
- a CDS encoding A24 family peptidase, with protein sequence MAYLIYGLLTVILVLAIITDKKTYKIRNKHLIIGTLLGVTINIAYLGIRGIVHSFLGFIFPIVILMFLFALGVLGAGDIKLFATIGAIMGIQFTAYVMLYAFIIGGMMAFIILVYKKLLIKRLTYFFHYIKNAILMKHTPKYYVANQDGQAVTMHFSYAIALGTIIHMINNGGII